Proteins encoded in a region of the Psychromicrobium lacuslunae genome:
- a CDS encoding SURF1 family protein yields MLKTALKPRWIAALLLALIVSTVFVLLSQWQFSRSTQNSEPVEVATEELKPLESILKPGKQMTSDQSDHLVSMSGHFDPSKQVLVKNRLQNGTNGYWVVTAFVVDGAPKLKGVAGSPTIIPVARGWLADPGQLSAPPSGALKLTGRLLPPEAPTLEKGLPSGQVAALATAELINIWQVNSYSGFVVSFTETGAQGDVGAHAVAGDLKGISVGPQPVEQPVNWLNIFYAVEWVVFAGFAIFMWWRLVADDYRRENEPEFDEQGDEEYNEESAESADDSEEVKQ; encoded by the coding sequence GTGCTCAAAACCGCCCTCAAGCCTCGATGGATAGCCGCGCTGCTGCTGGCCTTGATCGTTTCGACGGTTTTTGTGCTGCTGAGCCAATGGCAATTCTCCCGCTCCACGCAGAATTCTGAGCCGGTCGAGGTCGCCACTGAAGAGCTCAAACCGCTCGAGTCAATCCTGAAACCTGGCAAGCAAATGACCAGCGATCAAAGTGATCACTTGGTCAGTATGAGCGGCCACTTCGATCCTTCCAAGCAGGTGTTGGTGAAGAACCGGCTGCAGAACGGGACGAACGGCTACTGGGTGGTGACCGCTTTCGTGGTCGACGGCGCACCGAAGCTCAAGGGCGTTGCTGGCTCGCCGACCATCATCCCGGTGGCCAGAGGCTGGCTTGCCGATCCGGGGCAGCTCAGTGCGCCGCCTTCGGGTGCTTTGAAGCTGACCGGTCGGCTATTGCCACCTGAAGCCCCGACCCTGGAGAAAGGCCTGCCGAGCGGCCAGGTCGCCGCGCTGGCGACCGCCGAGCTGATCAATATCTGGCAAGTCAATAGCTACTCCGGTTTCGTGGTCTCGTTCACCGAAACCGGCGCGCAAGGCGATGTCGGCGCGCACGCGGTGGCTGGCGACCTCAAAGGCATTTCGGTGGGGCCGCAGCCGGTTGAGCAACCGGTGAATTGGTTGAACATCTTCTATGCGGTGGAGTGGGTGGTCTTCGCGGGCTTCGCCATTTTCATGTGGTGGCGGCTGGTTGCCGATGATTATCGGCGCGAAAACGAGCCCGAGTTCGATGAGCAAGGCGATGAAGAATACAACGAAGAGTCAGCAGAGTCAGCAGATGATTCAGAAGAGGTAAAACAGTGA
- a CDS encoding ABC transporter ATP-binding protein, with amino-acid sequence MGEAKLPISNQKQVRAEATRLLKQHRGALIKMVSLFVLAAIAGLAGPALLRILIDEISAGSTMEHVLLIGFLLLIFVLLQAVLQRFAVTASMIQGEKVFAQLREEFMDQVTSLPLSTVEKAGTGDLVSRTTNDVEAVSFAVRFAVPQILVGAVTLLLTVVAAVVISPITAISLLAGLPLLIPITRWYLKRSADGYAKEREAYSVINGAISESIEGAQTVDALSLGEQRRKKIDGGLSGAFGAERYTLWLRSWLFPITEFAFWLPVAVVLLWGGWLAAQGIVTAGVVAAVALYAVQMVEPVNTLIMWLDELQVGAASLARITGIKEVPPDRQTTEAVPENDDIVVSAAHYAYRPGHNVLHGVDLVLRRGERLAVVGPSGAGKSTLGRLIAGIHPPSHGSVTVGGVPLVDRPLDQLRTEVVLVTQEHHVFVGSVTDNVRLGRATASLAEIEAALADVGALDWARALPEGLETEVGSGAFALTPAQAQEIALARLVLADPHTLVLDEATSLIDPQAARDLERSLNAVLTGRTVVAIAHRLHTAHDADRVAVVEAGRITELGSHDELLALDGSYAALWNSWRTE; translated from the coding sequence CTGGGCGAGGCCAAACTGCCGATCTCCAATCAGAAACAGGTTCGCGCGGAGGCCACCCGGCTACTCAAACAGCATCGCGGCGCGCTCATCAAAATGGTCAGCCTGTTCGTGTTGGCAGCCATCGCGGGCCTGGCTGGCCCGGCTTTGCTGCGAATTCTGATCGACGAAATTAGCGCGGGCAGCACGATGGAACACGTCCTGCTGATCGGGTTTCTTTTACTGATCTTCGTGTTGCTACAAGCCGTGCTTCAGCGTTTCGCGGTGACCGCCAGTATGATCCAGGGCGAGAAAGTCTTCGCGCAGTTGCGCGAGGAATTCATGGATCAGGTGACCTCGTTGCCGCTTTCCACGGTGGAGAAGGCCGGCACCGGGGACTTAGTTTCGCGCACCACCAATGATGTGGAAGCGGTCTCCTTTGCGGTGCGCTTTGCAGTGCCGCAAATCCTGGTTGGCGCGGTCACCCTTTTGCTCACCGTGGTGGCGGCGGTAGTGATTTCACCGATCACCGCAATCTCACTACTCGCCGGACTGCCGCTGCTGATCCCCATCACGCGCTGGTATTTGAAGAGGTCCGCTGATGGTTACGCCAAGGAGCGCGAAGCCTACTCGGTGATCAATGGTGCGATTTCGGAAAGCATCGAGGGCGCGCAGACGGTTGATGCGCTGAGTCTCGGTGAGCAGCGGCGAAAGAAAATCGACGGCGGGTTGAGCGGTGCCTTCGGCGCCGAGCGCTACACGCTCTGGCTGCGCAGCTGGTTGTTTCCGATCACCGAATTCGCCTTCTGGTTGCCGGTTGCTGTGGTGCTGCTCTGGGGCGGCTGGCTGGCCGCTCAGGGCATTGTCACTGCCGGTGTGGTTGCCGCTGTGGCGCTCTATGCGGTGCAAATGGTCGAACCAGTGAACACGCTCATCATGTGGCTCGATGAGTTGCAGGTCGGCGCCGCCTCGTTGGCCCGAATTACCGGCATTAAGGAAGTGCCGCCGGATCGCCAGACCACCGAGGCCGTGCCGGAGAACGACGATATTGTGGTCTCCGCCGCGCACTATGCTTACCGCCCCGGGCACAATGTGCTGCATGGCGTCGATCTGGTGCTACGCCGGGGTGAACGATTGGCCGTGGTGGGTCCATCCGGAGCTGGTAAGTCAACGCTGGGCCGGTTGATTGCCGGTATTCATCCGCCCAGCCACGGCAGCGTGACGGTCGGCGGGGTGCCGCTGGTGGATCGTCCGCTGGATCAGCTGCGCACCGAAGTCGTACTGGTCACCCAGGAACACCACGTTTTCGTCGGCTCGGTGACTGACAATGTGCGGCTCGGCCGGGCAACCGCCAGCCTCGCCGAGATCGAAGCAGCTTTGGCCGACGTTGGGGCGCTCGACTGGGCCCGCGCTTTGCCGGAAGGGCTGGAGACCGAAGTTGGCTCCGGCGCTTTTGCACTCACCCCTGCACAGGCCCAGGAAATCGCCTTGGCCCGCCTAGTGCTTGCCGACCCACATACCCTGGTATTGGATGAGGCCACCTCGCTGATCGACCCGCAGGCAGCCCGTGACCTGGAACGCTCGCTCAACGCAGTGCTCACTGGGCGCACCGTGGTAGCCATTGCACACCGGCTACATACCGCACATGACGCGGATCGTGTCGCGGTAGTGGAGGCAGGTCGGATCACCGAACTGGGTTCACACGATGAGCTACTGGCTTTGGACGGCTCCTACGCCGCGCTGTGGAACTCCTGGCGGACTGAGTAA
- a CDS encoding GuaB3 family IMP dehydrogenase-related protein, which produces MTYEIEIGRGKRGRRAYSLDEIAIVPSRRTRDPEAVSISWQIDAYQFDTPVLGAPMDSVTSPATAIALGQLGGLGVLDLEGLWTRYEDPEAVLKEIAELSGTAESPAATRRLQELYQAPVQAELITSRLAEIRAAGVTVAGALTPQRTQEFYKTVLAAGVDIFVIRGTTVSAEHVSKDREPLNLKQFIYELDVPVIVGGAAGYTPALHLMRTGAAGVLVGFGGGASSTTRRALGIHSPMASAISDVATARRDYMDESGGRYVHVIADGGMGTSGDIIKAIAMGADAVMLGTALARAEEAPGKGWHWGAESHHSELPRGDRVEVETVGPLQEVLFGPAHHANGTSNLMGALRRSMATTGYSDLKEFQRVEVVVSPY; this is translated from the coding sequence GTGACTTACGAGATTGAGATTGGCCGTGGTAAACGAGGACGCCGAGCGTACTCCCTCGATGAGATAGCTATCGTGCCCTCCAGAAGGACCCGTGACCCAGAGGCGGTCTCGATCTCCTGGCAGATTGACGCTTACCAGTTCGACACCCCGGTGCTCGGCGCACCGATGGATTCGGTTACTTCTCCGGCCACCGCGATCGCGCTCGGTCAGCTTGGCGGCCTCGGCGTACTCGATCTCGAGGGTCTGTGGACTCGCTACGAGGATCCGGAGGCGGTGCTCAAGGAGATCGCCGAGCTGAGTGGCACCGCAGAGAGCCCTGCCGCGACCCGCCGCCTGCAGGAGCTCTATCAGGCCCCGGTGCAGGCCGAGCTGATTACCTCCAGGCTTGCCGAAATCCGAGCCGCCGGGGTGACAGTCGCCGGTGCGCTGACACCGCAGCGCACTCAGGAGTTCTATAAGACGGTACTCGCTGCTGGCGTCGATATCTTCGTGATACGCGGCACCACTGTCTCCGCCGAGCATGTCTCCAAGGATCGCGAACCGCTTAACCTCAAGCAGTTCATTTACGAACTCGATGTCCCGGTGATTGTGGGCGGCGCCGCCGGTTATACCCCGGCTCTGCATCTGATGCGTACCGGAGCAGCCGGTGTGCTGGTCGGCTTCGGTGGCGGTGCTAGTTCGACCACTAGGCGTGCGCTAGGCATCCACTCGCCGATGGCGAGCGCGATTTCCGATGTGGCTACCGCGCGCCGGGATTACATGGACGAATCCGGCGGGCGCTATGTGCATGTGATTGCCGATGGCGGGATGGGCACCAGTGGCGACATCATTAAGGCCATCGCGATGGGCGCTGACGCGGTAATGCTCGGCACCGCCCTGGCGCGCGCCGAAGAAGCACCCGGCAAGGGCTGGCACTGGGGTGCTGAGTCGCATCATTCGGAACTGCCTCGCGGTGATCGGGTTGAAGTGGAAACAGTCGGACCGCTGCAAGAGGTGCTTTTTGGTCCGGCACATCATGCGAACGGGACCTCAAACCTAATGGGTGCGCTGCGTCGCTCGATGGCCACTACGGGGTATTCAGATCTGAAAGAGTTCCAGCGCGTTGAGGTGGTTGTTTCACCGTACTGA
- a CDS encoding glycerol-3-phosphate dehydrogenase/oxidase, whose translation MAGQLSPEFRVKSLEALAATTQPGEELDVLIVGGGVVGAGSALDAVTRGLKVGIVEMNDWASGTSSRSSKLIHGGLRYLEMLDFALVQEALQERGLLIQRIAPHLVRPVPFLYPLTKRFVERPYVGAGIMLYDTLGLTSGNSRGVPFHKHLSKRGTLRAAPSLKDDAMIGSIRYYDAQVDDARLVTDVVRTAVSYGAYAANGVKVVNFLREGERVVGARVRNQLDGSEFDIRAKQVVNATGVWTDETQAMVTDRGQLKVRASKGIHLVVPRDRFQSTVGLILRTEKSVLFVIPWGRHWIIGTTDTDWKLDKAHPAASAADIDYVLEHVNKVLKRPLTREDVEGVYAGLRPLLAGENDSTAKLSREHVVAHPVPGLVVVAGGKYTTYRVMAKDAVDEATRALDERVPESCTETIPLLGAVGYKAAWNRRNRTAEESGVHVARMEHLLGRYGSMTSELLKLVAADPSLAEPLPGADDYLRAEVVYAVSHEGALHVNDVLTRRTRISIESWDRGVAAAPVVGELMAPLLGWNKAKQDNEVKHYLARVEAERLSQEQPDDASADAVRLTVEDISDGADGAASSASSAGSTGR comes from the coding sequence GTGGCAGGTCAGCTGAGCCCGGAATTCCGGGTGAAATCCCTTGAAGCCTTAGCCGCCACCACCCAGCCAGGCGAAGAACTTGACGTTTTGATCGTCGGGGGCGGTGTGGTTGGGGCCGGTTCGGCCCTCGACGCAGTCACTCGCGGACTTAAGGTCGGCATTGTTGAAATGAATGACTGGGCCTCGGGCACCTCGAGCCGTTCCTCGAAGCTCATCCATGGCGGTCTGCGTTACCTGGAGATGCTCGATTTCGCGCTGGTTCAGGAGGCACTGCAAGAGCGCGGCTTACTGATTCAGCGGATCGCCCCGCATCTGGTGCGGCCGGTGCCGTTCCTCTACCCACTGACCAAGCGCTTCGTGGAACGTCCCTACGTTGGCGCTGGTATTATGCTTTACGACACCCTTGGCCTGACCAGCGGGAACTCGCGTGGTGTGCCCTTCCATAAACACCTGAGCAAACGGGGCACCCTGCGTGCAGCGCCTAGCCTCAAAGACGATGCGATGATCGGTTCGATCCGCTACTACGACGCTCAGGTTGACGATGCCCGGCTGGTCACCGACGTGGTGCGTACCGCTGTCTCCTATGGCGCCTATGCGGCTAACGGAGTGAAGGTGGTGAACTTCCTGCGCGAAGGCGAGCGGGTGGTTGGCGCCAGGGTACGCAACCAGCTGGATGGCAGCGAATTCGATATCCGGGCCAAACAAGTGGTGAATGCCACCGGGGTCTGGACCGACGAAACTCAGGCGATGGTGACCGATCGTGGCCAACTGAAGGTACGCGCCTCGAAGGGCATTCACTTAGTGGTGCCGCGAGACCGCTTCCAATCGACGGTCGGGCTGATCCTGCGGACCGAGAAGTCGGTGCTCTTTGTGATTCCCTGGGGCAGGCACTGGATTATTGGCACCACCGACACCGACTGGAAACTCGATAAGGCGCATCCTGCGGCCTCCGCAGCTGATATCGACTACGTACTTGAACATGTGAATAAGGTCTTGAAGCGGCCGCTCACCCGCGAAGATGTGGAAGGCGTTTACGCCGGTTTACGTCCTTTGCTGGCGGGGGAGAATGACTCGACCGCAAAGCTCTCCCGTGAGCACGTGGTGGCCCATCCGGTGCCCGGCTTGGTTGTGGTGGCCGGTGGGAAGTACACCACTTATCGGGTGATGGCCAAGGACGCCGTGGACGAGGCGACCAGGGCGCTCGACGAGCGGGTGCCGGAGAGTTGCACCGAGACCATCCCGCTGCTCGGCGCGGTCGGCTACAAGGCCGCCTGGAACCGTCGTAACCGCACCGCTGAGGAGAGCGGAGTGCATGTGGCCCGGATGGAGCACCTGCTGGGCCGCTATGGTTCGATGACCTCAGAATTACTGAAACTGGTCGCCGCTGATCCTTCCCTGGCCGAGCCCTTGCCCGGTGCTGACGACTACCTGCGGGCTGAAGTCGTCTATGCGGTCAGCCACGAAGGTGCGCTGCACGTCAACGATGTTTTGACCCGGCGCACCCGGATTTCAATCGAATCCTGGGACCGTGGTGTGGCAGCAGCCCCTGTGGTGGGCGAGCTAATGGCCCCGTTGCTGGGCTGGAACAAGGCAAAGCAGGATAACGAGGTCAAGCATTACCTGGCCAGGGTGGAAGCCGAGCGGCTCAGCCAGGAACAGCCGGACGATGCTTCCGCCGACGCGGTCCGGCTCACCGTTGAAGACATCTCTGACGGCGCTGACGGCGCTGCCAGTTCTGCCAGTTCTGCCGGCTCGACGGGGCGCTAA
- a CDS encoding ABC transporter transmembrane domain-containing protein, with translation MAKPTEVRSPSRYLIWLGLQQLPSLAAGVLFGSLWLLAQALMPLLLGWAIDFGVNAQNWSLLLLSAIGMVFLGAVQAIFAVLRHRIAVSNWLQASFRSVQLIGHKISRTGAALPKAISTGELVNTAASDATRIGQIYDLTARLSGAVLSYALVSILIWQISWGLGVTVLLGVPVCCALLLFIIRPLQARQREQREMAGKMTAVGADTVAGLRVLRGIGGEHIFVSRYRERSQQTRFSGNKVARSVANLEGTQLLVTGGFSVLFTWLGAAMALRGEISTGQLISLYGFSVFLVTPVRILSETVSAAIRGYVGARKTIAVLSTPPAYQDAGQTPAPRQPAVLRDTASGAVIQPGRLTAVVSSVPASSAELAERLGRFDDALLEANPVFWGDLDTRTIGIPDLRSRIVLSEADPQLFSGPLRELLDPEARNSDQRILQILEDASSLDILDGLEEGLDHHVTERGRGFSGGQRQRLALCRALLSDAETLLLVEPTSAVDAHTEARIAAKLPAVRAGKTTLLVTASPLLLGAVDEVLFMIDGKISARGSHRELLQLPDYRAVVIRGE, from the coding sequence ATGGCGAAACCGACTGAGGTGCGTTCGCCGAGCCGTTATTTGATCTGGCTCGGCCTGCAACAGCTACCCAGCCTTGCCGCTGGCGTGCTGTTCGGCTCGCTCTGGCTGCTGGCTCAAGCCCTGATGCCTTTGCTGCTCGGCTGGGCCATTGATTTCGGCGTCAACGCACAAAATTGGTCATTATTGTTGCTGAGCGCCATCGGGATGGTTTTCCTCGGTGCGGTGCAGGCCATCTTTGCGGTATTGCGCCATCGGATCGCCGTTTCCAACTGGCTGCAGGCTTCCTTTCGTTCGGTGCAATTGATCGGTCACAAAATCTCGCGCACCGGGGCGGCACTGCCGAAGGCAATTTCCACCGGGGAACTGGTCAATACCGCAGCCTCCGACGCCACCCGGATCGGTCAGATCTATGATCTGACGGCCCGACTCTCCGGCGCGGTGCTGTCCTACGCTCTCGTCTCCATCCTGATCTGGCAGATCTCCTGGGGGCTCGGCGTGACCGTGCTGCTCGGCGTGCCGGTTTGCTGCGCCCTGCTGCTTTTCATTATTCGGCCGCTGCAAGCCCGGCAACGTGAGCAGCGCGAAATGGCTGGAAAAATGACGGCGGTGGGTGCCGACACGGTCGCTGGCTTGCGTGTCTTGCGTGGCATTGGCGGGGAACACATCTTTGTCTCCCGCTACCGGGAACGTTCCCAGCAGACCCGTTTCAGCGGCAATAAGGTCGCCCGCTCGGTGGCTAATCTGGAGGGCACCCAGCTGCTGGTCACCGGCGGCTTTAGTGTGCTCTTCACCTGGTTAGGTGCCGCGATGGCGCTGCGCGGCGAAATCAGCACCGGTCAGCTCATCTCGCTCTACGGTTTCTCGGTTTTCCTGGTCACCCCAGTACGAATCCTCTCCGAGACGGTCTCCGCAGCAATCCGAGGCTATGTAGGGGCCCGCAAAACCATTGCGGTGCTCAGCACTCCCCCGGCCTATCAGGACGCAGGCCAGACGCCGGCGCCGAGGCAGCCAGCCGTTTTACGGGACACCGCCAGCGGCGCGGTGATTCAGCCAGGAAGGCTGACTGCGGTGGTCAGTTCGGTTCCCGCCAGCTCGGCTGAATTGGCGGAACGGCTCGGCCGTTTTGACGATGCTTTGCTTGAGGCGAACCCGGTGTTCTGGGGGGATCTAGATACCCGGACGATCGGCATTCCGGATTTGCGCTCCCGGATCGTGCTGAGCGAAGCCGATCCGCAACTGTTTTCCGGGCCGCTGCGCGAGCTGCTCGACCCGGAAGCCAGGAATTCGGACCAGCGCATTCTGCAGATCCTGGAAGATGCCAGCTCGCTGGACATCCTGGACGGCCTGGAGGAAGGTCTCGATCACCACGTAACCGAGCGCGGACGAGGCTTTTCCGGCGGTCAACGGCAACGGTTGGCGTTGTGCAGGGCTCTGCTCAGCGATGCTGAAACTCTGCTCTTGGTCGAACCGACCAGCGCGGTGGACGCCCATACCGAGGCCCGGATTGCCGCCAAACTGCCAGCAGTGCGGGCGGGCAAGACCACGCTTCTGGTGACCGCAAGTCCGCTGCTGCTGGGCGCGGTAGATGAGGTGCTCTTCATGATCGACGGAAAGATCTCTGCCCGCGGCAGTCACCGCGAGCTATTACAGTTGCCCGATTACAGAGCGGTGGTGATTCGCGGTGAATGA
- a CDS encoding VOC family protein — MQRPRLQLTSVTIGSSQPRELAQFYAKLLGWPIAVLEPARAGEPAAAGWAQLRPADGETGPTINIEYERAFQRPVWPAVEGAQLASQHLDIWVDDLDEAADWAVQAGAELAAVQPQPDVRVLLDPDGHPFCLFL, encoded by the coding sequence ATGCAGAGACCTCGATTGCAACTGACCTCGGTGACCATCGGCAGCTCTCAGCCGCGAGAGCTCGCCCAGTTTTACGCAAAGCTGCTCGGTTGGCCGATTGCGGTGCTGGAGCCAGCCCGAGCCGGTGAGCCGGCGGCAGCTGGCTGGGCCCAGCTCAGGCCAGCGGATGGCGAGACCGGGCCGACTATCAATATTGAATACGAGCGGGCCTTTCAGCGCCCGGTTTGGCCGGCCGTCGAGGGCGCGCAGCTCGCCTCTCAGCACCTCGACATTTGGGTTGACGATCTCGACGAAGCCGCCGACTGGGCAGTTCAGGCAGGTGCCGAACTGGCAGCAGTACAACCACAGCCGGACGTCAGAGTGCTGCTTGACCCAGACGGCCATCCGTTCTGCCTTTTTCTCTGA
- a CDS encoding AzlC family ABC transporter permease — MRSIKRTWRLIRRGYQEHRRLVRDIALVCLADGLVGASFGAIAVSSGLPFWLPMLLSVLVFAGASQFIFIALVASGGNPFAAVLAGVLVNLRHVPLGFAVADVLGQKMTHKLWGAFLMVDETVAFSIAQKTLTERRVAYWTCGIGLFLCWNLGTLLGSYAGGFITDTAVFGLDAAFPAVLLALLLPSLKDAALLRAALLGGLIAVLSAPLLPAGVPVLLGLLGMLAAWPQKAQTEGKEAVQ; from the coding sequence ATGCGTTCGATAAAGCGAACCTGGCGGTTGATCCGCCGGGGCTATCAAGAGCATCGTCGGCTAGTGCGAGACATCGCCCTGGTCTGCCTAGCAGACGGTTTGGTCGGCGCTTCCTTCGGCGCGATTGCGGTGAGTTCGGGACTGCCCTTCTGGTTGCCGATGCTGCTTTCGGTGCTGGTCTTCGCTGGCGCCTCGCAGTTCATTTTCATTGCCTTAGTGGCCTCAGGCGGAAATCCCTTTGCCGCGGTTTTAGCGGGAGTGCTGGTCAATCTGCGACATGTACCCTTGGGATTCGCGGTGGCCGACGTGCTGGGCCAGAAGATGACGCATAAACTCTGGGGCGCTTTTCTGATGGTCGATGAGACAGTAGCGTTCAGCATCGCGCAGAAAACCTTGACCGAGCGCCGGGTGGCCTATTGGACCTGTGGGATCGGGCTTTTCCTGTGCTGGAATCTGGGTACGCTGCTGGGGTCTTATGCTGGCGGGTTCATCACTGATACAGCGGTTTTTGGCCTCGATGCTGCCTTCCCCGCGGTACTCCTAGCCTTGCTGCTGCCTTCACTCAAGGACGCCGCGCTGCTGCGGGCTGCACTGCTCGGCGGTCTCATTGCGGTACTGAGCGCACCGTTACTACCCGCCGGCGTACCGGTGCTACTCGGCCTGCTCGGCATGCTCGCCGCCTGGCCCCAGAAAGCTCAGACCGAAGGCAAGGAGGCAGTGCAATGA
- a CDS encoding PTS sugar transporter subunit IIA — protein MVEYDDEWQRYDAQLTTPELVILEMQADSREDASAQLAARMQEAGRVSDLDAFLEQVYSREHQLATGLPGGIGLPHARSEFVQQTTVAVGITKYGHALDFGASDGPANVVLLVATPAASFSQHLSVLAVLARALSKENFRESLRRAHDPEVIAELINSTPVFSEH, from the coding sequence ATGGTTGAGTATGACGACGAATGGCAGCGCTACGACGCCCAGCTGACTACCCCGGAACTGGTGATTCTGGAGATGCAAGCTGATTCTCGGGAGGACGCTTCGGCTCAGCTTGCCGCTCGGATGCAAGAGGCCGGTCGGGTCTCTGATTTGGATGCTTTTCTGGAGCAGGTGTATTCGCGTGAGCATCAATTGGCCACTGGGCTGCCCGGCGGCATTGGGCTGCCTCATGCGCGTAGCGAGTTCGTCCAGCAGACCACGGTGGCGGTCGGTATCACCAAATACGGGCATGCTCTGGATTTTGGCGCGAGCGATGGCCCGGCCAATGTAGTTTTGTTGGTCGCGACGCCGGCCGCTTCGTTTTCGCAGCACCTCTCGGTTTTGGCGGTACTGGCTCGTGCGCTTTCCAAAGAGAACTTTAGGGAATCGCTGCGCCGGGCACATGACCCGGAAGTCATCGCCGAACTGATTAACTCGACGCCGGTTTTCTCCGAACACTAA
- a CDS encoding AzlD domain-containing protein: MSLVLLAATAVLAIATFAFRFGGVALRQRIKLSARVERLMTVAVVALFGGLVLTSAFIEGHGFAGFARPAGVLVAGVLAWRKAPFVLVVLAAALTAAALRLLGVP; encoded by the coding sequence ATGAGCCTGGTGTTATTAGCGGCTACCGCGGTGCTAGCGATCGCTACCTTTGCTTTTCGTTTTGGTGGTGTGGCACTGCGCCAGCGAATCAAGCTCTCCGCTCGAGTTGAGCGCCTGATGACGGTTGCCGTGGTGGCGCTGTTCGGCGGCCTAGTGCTCACCAGTGCCTTCATCGAGGGGCACGGCTTTGCTGGCTTTGCCCGCCCTGCCGGAGTGCTAGTGGCGGGTGTGCTGGCCTGGCGGAAGGCGCCCTTCGTTTTAGTGGTGTTGGCCGCTGCCCTGACCGCCGCAGCTTTGAGACTGCTGGGCGTGCCCTGA
- a CDS encoding helix-turn-helix domain-containing protein — protein MESPSAALLLTIANNLQRERQRVGISLTELARRAKISKSTLSQLEAAQGNPSVETLWALSVALDVTFADLVDSAKPSIRLIRAGQGPVVGSEKVDYIATLLSSSPPRVRRDIYQLVMQPGSDRHSEPHNPGVMEHVVLSTGRALIGLAENPVELLPGDYLSYPGDLPHIFSALEPDTRAVLVSEQP, from the coding sequence GTGGAATCTCCGAGCGCCGCACTTTTGCTGACGATTGCGAATAACTTACAGCGCGAACGGCAGCGGGTGGGCATCTCGCTTACCGAGCTCGCCCGCCGGGCGAAAATTTCGAAGTCGACCCTATCCCAGTTGGAAGCCGCGCAGGGCAACCCGAGTGTTGAGACGCTGTGGGCTCTCAGTGTTGCCCTCGATGTCACCTTCGCGGACCTCGTCGACTCGGCGAAGCCTTCGATTCGGCTCATCCGGGCTGGCCAAGGTCCGGTGGTGGGTTCGGAGAAGGTCGACTATATTGCCACCTTGCTGTCTTCGAGTCCACCACGGGTTCGACGGGACATTTATCAGCTCGTCATGCAACCCGGAAGCGATCGTCATTCTGAGCCGCATAATCCAGGGGTGATGGAGCATGTGGTGCTGAGCACCGGTCGGGCTCTGATCGGATTGGCAGAAAACCCGGTGGAGCTCTTGCCGGGCGACTACCTCAGTTATCCCGGCGATCTACCGCATATCTTCAGCGCTCTTGAACCAGACACTCGAGCGGTCCTAGTCTCAGAACAACCCTAG